The genomic stretch TTAAATTTATCAATTTTAGCTGCATTATCATATTTTGGTGGTTTGTTATCTTATTTTATTGGTAAAACCACTTTAAAAATAGAATCTGTAAAGAATTATTTAGAAGTTAAAATGGCAGCAAATCTTAAAAACACAAAAAAATGGGGTGGCTTTTTAATTTTAGTTGGTGCACTTTTACCTTTGCCTTTTTCTATTGCGTGTTTAGCTGCAGGTATGATTAAATATCCTTTTAGAAATGTTGTCTTTTTTGGATTATTCCGTTTTTTAAGGTTCGCAATTTATGCTTGGGCTATATTTAAAGTAGTTACATAAAAATAGTACCTTTGCAATATGGGATTAACAAATAACGATATTTTAAAAAAATTACGTGTTGCGCATAAATTGCGTGATACAGATATTATAGAAATCTGCGCTTTGGTAGATTTTAAAGTTTCTAAAGGAGAATTAGGTGCTTTATTTAGAAGTGAAGATCATCCGAAGTATGTAGAATGTGGAGACCAAATATTAAGAAACTTCTTAAATGGCTTGGTTATTCATCTTAGAGGCCCAATGCCAAAGAAAGAAAAACCAAAAACAACATAAAAAAAGAGTGCAATTTAATAATTGCACTCTTTATTTATATCTAATTTAA from Polaribacter marinaquae encodes the following:
- a CDS encoding DUF1456 family protein is translated as MGLTNNDILKKLRVAHKLRDTDIIEICALVDFKVSKGELGALFRSEDHPKYVECGDQILRNFLNGLVIHLRGPMPKKEKPKTT